GTATGGGCCCGCGGACTCGGAACACTTCGCTATTCTGTGCCTGAGGAAATGGAAAGCGGGTCCTTTGTGACTAATGTAGCAAAGGATCTAGGGCTAGACGAGAAGAGACTGTCTGCTCGCAAGGTCCGTGTGGTTTCCGAAAGCAGCCGCCAGCATTTCCAGCTAAACAGCAACACCGGGGACTTGTTTATTAAAGAGAAAATGGACAGAGAGGAACTGTGTAGGCAAACGGACCTCTGCATTCTGCATTTTGAAATAATCCTGGAAAATCCCTTGCAGTCCTATCAGGCTGAGGTGAGGGTTTATGATATAAATGATCATTCTCCGGAGTTCTCAGAGAATGAGCTGCTTCTAAAGATGCCCGAAACCACTCCGCCTGGGTCCCGATTCCCTCTGGCAAACGCCCAGGATTTAGATGTCGGGAACAACAGCCTGCAGAGCTACGCTATCAGTTCAACGGACCATTTCCACGTATACACTCGCCATCGCAGCGACGGCAGGAAGTACGCGGAGCTGGTGTTGAAGACACCTTTGGATCGCGAGGAGCAGGCCGAAATTAGCTTCATGCTGACTGCGATAGACGGAGGCTCCCCAGCGCGGTCCGGTGCAGCGCAGGTACGAATAACTGTTCTGGATATCAATGATAATGTTCCC
This genomic window from Dermochelys coriacea isolate rDerCor1 chromosome 8, rDerCor1.pri.v4, whole genome shotgun sequence contains:
- the LOC119859844 gene encoding protocadherin beta-1-like isoform X24 translates to MTDKQRRTTIIRQVVFLILFLCVWARGLGTLRYSVPEEMESGSFVTNVAKDLGLDEKRLSARKVRVVSESSRQHFQLNSNTGDLFIKEKMDREELCRQTDLCILHFEIILENPLQSYQAEVRVYDINDHSPEFSENELLLKMPETTPPGSRFPLANAQDLDVGNNSLQSYAISSTDHFHVYTRHRSDGRKYAELVLKTPLDREEQAEISFMLTAIDGGSPARSGAAQHGIAGTDSGKEQDLLTNLQLNTDVESANQQAQPNPDWRFSQAQRPGTSSSQNGEEGGAWPNNQFDTEMLQAMILASANEAADGNSTLGGGAGTMGLSTRYGPQFTLQHVPDYRQNVYIPGSTATLSNSSGKRDGKSSGSSGGNKKKSGKKEKK